Within the Oncorhynchus kisutch isolate 150728-3 linkage group LG13, Okis_V2, whole genome shotgun sequence genome, the region CCCTAGCCTTATCTCAACCCACCGTAGAATTCACTGTCCCTCCACATCTTACAACATAGGATAGTTTCTCAAGGACACATCACATAGTATGAGCTGTGTATTTGGCAGCCTGTCCTCCTTAGCTGAAAGAGGGGCGGTACATAAAACCCATCTCCCTCGCTGACCTGACCCAAAACAAGTGTTCCATCCAGACGTGACTGGACAGACAGGGTTACCATGAGGCTATGGTGCATATTCTGCTTGATACTGCTGCTGCCCAGCACAATGGTCACTCTGCCACACCAGGGCAGACTGAGTGACAGCCTGCTAGGCCGGTGTCAGGAGGACCCCACGCCAGACCACCCAGGAACAGGGCCAGGTCAGTCACACTATTCACCATCCCAATTACACTGTCCGTACTGCTGTTTGTAACTTGTTGCATTGATATGAATCTGTATGCCTGGGACCTGGCCATAGCTGTGACCAAACATGGATTCATTAGCATTTGCAAGAAAATATTGTATGCATTGTAATGCACAGTTTTTTACTTTGTGCTCTATTTGTTAATTACATTAAATAACTGCTTATTAGAATTTTTTGTAACTTAATTTATCACATTGTGAATGATGCAATATCATCTCAGAATAAGGTCATCTTTTTGCCATCAAATTATACAATTCGCAAAATATTGTTATGGGAATACAGCCTTCTGTGACTACATTTAGTCTGTTCTTTCATCCAAGGAGACAACTGTTCAGTGGAGGTCGGAAAAGGTTTGGGAGAGAATGCCTTAACAGTGAAGGAGACCATAAACTCCCATCCCAGCACTCTTCACCTACCTGGGGACACTCCATGTTTTGGAAGGATACCGTCTCATGGAGAGGTTATTGAGGATATGTTTTCAGCACTTCGTGAAGGTTGGGGCCAGGAAAGCGACCTGAGAAAGGAGGATTTGACTCGATTTGGCATTTGCTCACACTCTGATGGTGCTCCAGTACCTGCCTTATCCACACTAGCTGAAGAAGCCAAAAAAGAGAAACATGGGCTACATGTTTGGCACCCAACCAAAGGTACATTTTTGTCTCTTTCCAGATTTCAGCTTTGTAGGTATGGCACAGATATGGATCTGATTCTGAATGTACTGAAATGGGATGTTATGTCTTGTCTATCAGAGCTCATGGAGGGTGAAGTGGAGGGATGGGGTCTTGTGTTGACCTTCCACCTCCCCCGGCCTCCCCTCTCCAATATCAAGCCCATACTGCTCCTTGCCTTTAGAAACCCCAGAACAGGAGCGCTCGGTGCCATCACTTTCACCAGTCACTCTCTGCAGCCTTACAAACAGGTTTGAATTCATTGCCTGCTCAAGAACAACATTCCTGAACTTCTTACTTGTCTCTCACATTTTATAAGTCTTGTCTTTACCATGATGTTTACAGAccattaaaggaaaactccactcaaaaactattttttcataagtccactgttgatacagtcccaaatgTTTTGTATGTCAGctgtcaagttttcaagatattgtgCTTTCGCGAAGCAGTGTCACTGGCCACATCATCGCGAAGCAGTGTCACTGGCCACATCATCGCGAAGCAGTGTCACTGGCCACATCATCGCGAAGCAGTGTCACTGGCCACATCATCGCGAAGCAGTGTCACTGGCCACATCATCGCGAAGCAGTGTCACTGGCCACATCATCGCGAAGCAGTGTCACTGGCCACATCATCGCGAAGCAGTGTCACTGGCCACATCATCGCGATGATGCATTTCTCACCATGACAATGTGGCAGGTGACATTTTGCTTCTTTAGTTTTTGATGTTCTGCTATTATCTGACTCAACCTTTTCCCACTTCTCCCAGACGGTATGTATTTCAGAAGGAACACAGTTCCTCATCCTAACAGGAAAGCAACCCGAGGGCAAAAGTCAACTGAAATGGAGATTCAATGTTGACACAAAAACACCAGAGACAGGTAAGAACATCTTGTACAGCTGATCGTGTTCAAGTTAATATGCTTTCCTTCCATCAACATGTCTGAAGATTATTCCCCTTTCGGCAGGACAAAAGCTGTCTGAACTACGAGGTATCCTGATTGGTGACGGAACAAGAAGTGATGTCAGTGTCATTCCCCTGGTGCTTTTCTCAACGAATAGAGGAACTGATGAAAGGTCAGTTAGCTTTGTCTTTTTTTAAATGCGGTACCTATTACTGTCTTTTTCTTTAAGTGATTGAAGCCATAGAGATTCTTAAATGAGTAATTGTCTTCCTCAGAGTGACAGAAAAGCTGAGtccctcccctgctccctctGGGACCTACACGTTTCTGTGTGAGCTGCAGAAGTTCCTCAGTGACGTCGTGCCACCACAGACGCAGTCACAACCATGGGCTGCTTCGGTAcctctgtactctctggactctCTTCCCCCCCTGTCCCTTGGGGTGTCGTCCAGTGAGACCCTCCTTGCCAGGCTGCTCAACTCCTCAGCTCCCACCCTGTTCTCTTTCCCCACACAGGGCTCGGTGCTCCAGGGGCATCGCGGGGAGCTGTCCCTGCAGCCCGCCCTACTGGAGGTGCTCAGGCAGAGGCTGGAGGAGGTTCTGGTCCAGATGAGGGTGGAGGAGGTGGGCAAAGCAGGAATGGACAGACTGAGGAGACTCCAGGAACTCAGTGTCCTTCCTAAAGAGGGCGAGGAAGCACCAGCAGGTGAGCAGGCCTCAATGTAAATTCATGATCAATGTCTGGGCATTAATTGAATTGCAAAGTCATTtaaaccttttttatttatttcactcaCATAGGTGTTGGGAGCCCCAGTGAGACGCAGTACCGAGCCCTGCTTCTGCTGAAGGCCCTGCAGACAGTAGTGGGAGCCTGGGATGTGGAGAGGGGGCAGCGGGCCACCAGAGCAGGCCAGAAGGGCCCAGGGAACCTGCACCTTTGTCGACTGCACAGTCTCACCGTGTCCCTAGAGAAATACCTGCTGTCTCCTCCTGAGGCCACCATCTACAACTGCCAGGGAGTCTGCAGCTTTCCCCTGACCAACGGGAATAACCATGCTATCCTGCTTAACAGCCAGATCCAGAGTGGCCTGGCCCTGGAGCGCTCGCCCTGCTGTGTGCCTGTGGACTATGAGGACCTCAAGGTGGTGGAGTTGGATGAGCATGGAACCAATATCTGCTACAAACCAAACATGGTGGCCAAGGAGTGTGGATGCCGCTGACTCCTCCATGTGGTGCAATGATTGGTATTAAAGGGCCAGGGCACCTGGGTTGTTGCACCATTACTCAATAAAAGTCAAGTAGAATTGCATGTTTTAAATCATTGAGTGcatttattttgtttattgtAAATACATTATCACATCTAGTTGTCTACAATATTAGCTGATTTAATACACATTTTGTCACTCGGTTATGTAAATAGAAAACTCATTGGCTCAGTGCACATATTGGATCTTTCAAGTACAATTTGTGCATTATCAATTTGCACCACATGATCGTATTGAAGGCTGAAAGAATATATTGATCATCAAATACGAGATAGGAACAAGCTCATCTTATTGATTTCTGTATACCCTTTAAATATGAAGAACATTTATGCATGATCAGATAAGACTGTATGGTGCATTTAAGATCATTGTGATGTACTGTAaatctttttctttttctttacaGTAGTAACATTTTAACTACAATATATCCTTATATTTCAACATAATAAACACACTGATTAGTCCTTCAGAAAATGTTTTCCTTTTTTGTTGTACtatcctcctctttcccctcctttaCCATTCTCCATAATGTATTCCCTCTATCATTCCTTTAACAGCCCTTTGTCGGAAACATCTCTATTTCTGATTCTCAAGATTCCCCCTCTTCTCTTGGGATTTCCTTTTCTTCCATCGTCTGAGCCCCAACTCAGCAAGCTGTCCCACAGAGAGGCTGCAGGCTGCAGGGAGGGAACAGGAAACACACAGGATCATTACATAAGGTTCCAAAGCCCAGCACgtaattatttgttattcaatgtgttaGTTATAAGAGGGACACGTGAAGAAAATAAGCTATGCGCTCCAATACCTGAGCTATGCCGTCTGGTTGTAGACCCGTGCCTCCAAGGAACATCTGAGGAAGATCATTCTCCTCTAGAAGTACATCCAGAGCATCTGAACCACAACAGATAGTGCATGAGCTAGTCTGTGTGCATTGAGGTTATGAGAATCACATCCAGAGCATCTGAACCACAACAGACAGTGCATGAGCTAGTCTGTGTGCATTGAGGTTATGAGAATCACATCCAGAGCATCTGAACCACAACAGATAGTGCATGAGCTAGTCTGTGTGCATTGAGGTTATGAGAAAATGACAAATGTTTCACAATGTTTCAGCACTCACCATGTATTTCATTCACCCCTGAGCTCACAAGCACAATGATGATGGCCAACACTATGCAACGGTTCAGAGTAATGCTTTTCCATGGGTTCTCAACCTCACTCAAACTTTGGATGGACAAAATGCGTTCATATGACACTAGAGGTAAACAGAGAGAGTAATAAGTCAACATGGGACAAAATATATTATTACTGAATGTAGAAATGTAAATATATTGGGTAAGGATTGTATTACTGCCGAGGATCTCAGATGATAATGTTCTGGGTCTGTTGCGTCCTGTAAAGTCAGGTAATATTGAGGTTTTGCTACTGCAAGATATTTAAAGAGGAAACTACTAACACATTGTGTATTCTGCATCTCAGTAAAGGTTATGACTAAATCTACATTTTTCAACTGAAAATTCACTCTTAAACCACATAGGCTACAAGGATAGAGCTGAATACACACATGCATTGGGTTACATTGCATGTTTATGCTGAGGCGGTTCAGTCCGATTTAAAGCATATGTGGCATAGACCATGTAGCATTGCTAGAAATAGGAAGAGTAATATACAGACAGATAGTCTTTGTCAAATAAATGATTCCTAAACTAGATTATAATGCAAACCTTTAAAAACCCATACATGACAGATTGAGTCTTACCTGGGTTGACCTTTTTCTCCTATGGAAAGCAATTGATTTCCGTTCACTGGGGTCGGAAAGTGTCTTATAGCCTGCCCTGCTTCAGATGACATGGTCCCTGACAGGCAGGCACAGCTGAGAGCTTATGACAAAAGTAAAAATACATCACTGGAGGGATTGCTGCTATACACCCTGTATGCTATGGACTGGCCGCCCTCATAAACACCATACCATTCTGATCCCTATCTTCGAAGTGTGTCATTGTAGGCTATGGCGAGGGGAAATAGGCAGTATAGCTACAGTTTGTATGCCAGAGACGTGATAACTATGTTTCCATTAAAGGGCATTACATGTCGTTTGCATGAATTATCAGACTGGGTATTTTGTCATTAAAATcatcataacaacaacaaatatAGTACAAAATACAATAAATGTAAGTACCTGACGATAGACACAAGGAAGTACATTAGCTGTGCAGGACAACATTATATTGATGGCTGTAGATTCGTGATTCGTCTGTTAGCATGGAAATAACTGTGAATTAGCAGTTAGAAAATGCGACCATTACAATTAGAGCATGCTACCTAACTCATCTCTTACAGCAATAACATACAAACGCACATCCCAGGATGCCCCCGATATCTAACAAGTACCGTACACGGTGGCCAGTTTATTAagtacaccaccctgttcaccaaaATGGTTTGCTTctacagtcagtgagtcacgtGACCGTGGCGTTGTTCacgaaaatggttcgctcctacagacagtgagtcacgtggccgtggcttgctatataaagcagaaATGCATCAAGGTATTCAGTTACTGTTCattgaacattagaatgggcaaaacaagtgaccgAAGTAACTTTGAGTGTGGTATGATCGTCGATGGCAGGCGCGCCGGTTCCAGTGTCTCAGACACGGCCAGCATCCTTGGCTTTTTACGCataacagtgtctagggtttaccgagaatggtgtgACAACCAAAATacatccagtcagtggcagtccaGTGGGcaaaaaacagcttgttgattaGAGAGGTCGAAGGAAAATGGCAAGATACATGCAAGCGAACAGGCGGGccccacaaacaggcaaataacacagtacacaggctattgcagcagacagccacaccgggttccactcctatcagctaaaaacaacaagaagcagctccagtgggCATGCAATCACCAATGCCCCATCCtccctggtgtcaacggtacaggctggtggcggggGTGTAATGGTGTGAGGGATGTTTTCTGGCACACATtcggtcccttgataccaattggtCAACACCTTGTATAATCAATACCCCaatgaattcaggctgttctggaggcaaagggggggggggctgtcaaaacgttggtaattaaatttttgcatctgagctcctagagtgtgcggatctcttttattttcaagttttctactccgctagccagcacctcgcctaaataggtgtgcattTATTTTTCTTCTAGAGGGGTCTGACCcagtacctaataaactgtaatctgagtgtatatactgtatatacacacatcagGACATGTACATAGTGAACTCGTACACATTGTAAATGCGTAAATAGAATTCACTATTTCAGAACGTGACCTACCATGAATTATCAGACTGGGAAGAATTGATGTCCGCAATCTCCCCGTAACTGCAAGCGTAACCAATGACATAACATCTTATTGATATGTAAATGTAACCAACCAATAGGAATACATCAACTTTGAATACATATGTCTGCAGTggcaagtggaaacataaccaaccctgttacacAAGAAACCTCTTTGCGTAGTGCAAAACATGAATTTAATAATTCTAGGTTCTCTTTGGTTTTTGTAGAACCTCCTGCAACTGGAAACGAACATTTATAAGATATCCTTTTTCCCAAATCATCAACGAAGACAGTATCACCAAAAGCAGGTTAGTTGAAAAATCTATAGCTGCATTTTGCATAAGCCTAACCTGTAACACCCAGTAGTGGAGACATAGTTATCACATGAATGGTGTACAAACTGCAGCTAAGGCAGTAGCCTGTGTTAATTATAACAACAAAGTGCTCTCCAACCATTAGATATAGCCACAATCCAAAACATTATTATCATCCACATGTCTAAACTATACAGTTTAATCAAAAACATGACTACAGCATATAGCCTAGAGGAGTAGTACAGTTGGtttgttaaaggcccagtgcagtcaaacgtgattattctgtgttttatatacactgctcaaaaaaataaagggaacactaaaataacacatcctagatctgaatgaatgaaatattcttattaaatacttttttctttacataattgaatgtgctgacaacaaaatcacacacaaattatcaatggaaatcaaatttatcaacccatggaggtctggatttggagtcacactcaaaattaaagtggaaaaccacactacaggctgatccaactttgatgtaatgtccttaaaacaagtcaaaattaggctcagtagagtgtgtggcctccacgtgcctgtatgacctccctacaacgcctgggcatgctcctgatgaggtggcggatggtctcctgagggatctcctcccagacctggactaaagcatccgccaactcctggacagtctgtggtgcaacgtggtgttggtggatagagcgagacatgatgtcccagatgtgctcaattggattcaggtctggggaacgggcgggccagtccatagcatcaatgccttcctctttcaggaactgctgacacactccagccacatgaggtctagcattgtcttgcattaggaggaacccatggccaaccgcaccagcatatggtctcacaaggggtctgaggatctcatctcggtacctaatggcagtcaggctacctctggcgagcacatggagggctgtgcggcccctcaaagaaatgccaccccacaccatgactgacctacctccaaaccggtcatgctggaggatgttgcaggcagcagaacgttctccacggcgtctccagactgtcacgtctgtcacatgtgttcagtgtgaacctgctttcatctgtgaagagcacagggcgccagtagctaatttgccaatcttggtgttttctggcaaatgccaaacgtcctgcacggtgttgggctgtaagcacaacccccacctgtggacgtcgggccctcataccaccctcatggagtctgtttctgaccgtttgagcagacacatgcacatttgtggcctgctggaggtcattttgcagggctctggtagtgctcctcctactcctccttgcacaaatgttgaggtagcggtcctgctgctgggttgttgccctcctacggcctcctccacgtctcctgatgtactggcctgtctcctggtagcgcctccatgctctggacactacgctgacagacacagcaaaccttcttgccacagcttgcattgatgtgccatcctggatgagctgcaccacCTGAGAcatttgtgtgggttgtagacttcgtctcatgctaccactagagtgaaagcaccgccagcattcaaaagtgaccaaaacatcagccaggaaacataggaactgagaagtggtctgtggttatcacctgcagaaccactcctttattgggggtgtcttactaattgcctataattttcacctgttgtctattccatttgcacaacagcatgtgaaatttattgtcaatcagtgttgcttcctaagtggacagtttgatttcacagaagtgtgattgacttggagttacattgtgttgtttaagtgttccctttatttttttgagcagtgtatatatcttTACACAGgttgaggttggaataatactataAAATGGTGAGAATGCCCTTTTggtataagagctgtttgaaaagactccctgaaatttcagcctgttttggtgggatggaattttggcctgtctggtgacatcaccaggcggtaaattagttaaagATAGACTCATCGAAGTGACGATGCTACGAGTActgcagatattgagatgagcttGAAGCAAGACTTTTCtctcagtcacacacagtatttgcaagtggagcagcggtctaatgcactacatcttagtgctagaggcgtcactacagaccctggttcgaatccaggctgtatcacaaccgacttattgggagtcccataaggcggcgcacaattggtccagtatTGTCTGgatttggccagtgtaggccatcattgtaaataagaatttgttcttaactgacttgcctagttaaatttaaaaaacagtgGAGAAGTTGAGCCTCGTGTTTCAACGCTAGTAGTTGTGGAAATGAATCCACTATGCTGTTTATTTTCTACGTCATATCCTTGAGTCTACCTTTAATATAACCTAGGGAGTCTCTGTCTAGGCTTGATGTGCATTACCGTGGACTGGCTTGTACATAAAGCATCCTCCATTCAAGCTGAAAAGGCAAAACATGAAGCATGACattatacagaacattaatagacaagaacagctcaaggacaagGATAATTGACTacatcaacaaaaaaaatgaaaggcacacgtagcctaaaTATCAATACATtcactatctaggtcaaataggggagaggcgttgtgccgtgagttGTTGCTTTGTctgtttaaaaaattaaaaaaagatttgctgttcatttgagcaatatgagatggaactgaattccatgcaataatggctctatttaatactgtatgctttcttgaatttgtttgagatttggggactgtgaaaagacccctggtggcatgtctgatgggctaagtgtgtgtgtcagagccgtTTGTAAGTTTACTGTgcaaacaatgtgattttcttcacattaatgtttcttatagaAAGAAGTaatgcagtcagtctttcctcaactcttagccaagagagtcTAGCATGCAGtatttacaatgaagagcaagacgtggcGCACTGTTCTGgtccagctgcagcttaactaggtatttccttgcagcacctgaccacacgactggacaataatcaagataagacaaaactagaggctgcaggacttgctttttggagtgtggtgtcaaaaaattAGAggatctctttattacagacagacctctccccatcgtTACAACCATTGGATCTAtaggttttgaccatgacagtttacaatctaaggtaacaccaagtaatttagtgtcctcaacttgttcaacagctacaccattcattaccagattcagctgaggtctagaacttagggaatgatttgtaacaaatacaatgctcttagttttagagatgttcaggaccagtttattccctaccacccattccaaaacagactgcaactctttgttaagggtttcactGACTTCagtagctgtggttgctgatgtgtatatggttgaatcaccagcatacatggacacacatgctttgtttaataccAGTGGCAgatcattggtaaaaatagaaatgaGTAGAGTGCCTAGAGAGGTGCCCtgcagtacaccacactttacatgtttgacattagagaagcttccattcaAGAAagccctttgagttctattagctagatagctctgaatccacaatatggctgaggttgaaaagccataacacatttgcttacagagaaatagcattgtaattggtcaaacacaattttttccaacagtttgcttaAAGCTGTCAGCAATAGGTCTGCTGTTAAAACCaataaaggccgctttaccactcttgggtagcgtaattactttggcttccctccaggcctgaggccTGAAGACAAAGACTTttctctaggctcagattaaagatatgacagataggagtggctaaagagtcagctaccatcctcagtagctttccatctaagctgtcaatgccaggaggtttgtcatttttGATCGCTAATTTTTCCAGCTcttccacactaactttacaaaatctAACTTAACATCTAACATCTTAACTAACATCTAACTTGCAatacttttctttcattatttgttttttgtATGCATAaatacgatggctcactgttcgttgttggcatttcctgcctaagctTGCCCACTTTGTCAATGAAGTAATCAttcaaataattggcaacatcaaatggttttgagattaataagccatctgattcgatgaaagatggagttgaattacCCTTTCTGCCCATAATAAAATGTATTGTACTCCAACATTTTTTCCcgtcattctttatatcattgatcttggcttcataatacagtttcctcttctttttgttgagtttagtcacataatttctcaatttgcagtaagtcacatgtgcagccagacttattagccactccttttgccccatctctttctaCCATACAGttcttcaattcctcatcaatccatggagccttaacagttctaacagtcagtttcttaacaggtacatgtttatcaataactggaagaagcaatttcataaattaatcaagtgcagcgtctggatgatccttattaatcacatcagaccaacaaatattttttaacttcatccacataaagaggcacagcaaaatcttttgtatgataTCTTATcaactattttaggcccagcttttggaactttagctttcctggatatagccgttatattgtgatcactgcatccaatgggtatggatacagctttagaacaaagttctacagtattagtgaaaatgtgatcgatacatgtggatgatcttgtacctgtagtgtttgtaaacaccctggtaggttgatgaataacctgaaccagattacaggcactggttacagtgagaagcttccccTTGAGCGAACAGCTTGATGAAATCCAGTCAATATTCTGGTACCCAATAAAGTAGATGTCTCTGTTTACATCatatacactatcaagcatttcacacatattatttagatactaactgttagcacttggtggccgacatcaacaccccaaaagaaaggCTTTAGATGTGACAAATGAATCTGCAActacaacacttcaataacacttgataTAAGATTGAATCTAAgtattacagggatatggctctgaatatgcacagcaacacctcccccataagcatttctgtattttctgtagtttatatatatccttgtattgctactgctgtatcatcaaattaattatctaagtgagtctcagaaaaggctaatatatgaatgtt harbors:
- the amh gene encoding muellerian-inhibiting factor, which gives rise to MRLWCIFCLILLLPSTMVTLPHQGRLSDSLLGRCQEDPTPDHPGTGPGDNCSVEVGKGLGENALTVKETINSHPSTLHLPGDTPCFGRIPSHGEVIEDMFSALREGWGQESDLRKEDLTRFGICSHSDGAPVPALSTLAEEAKKEKHGLHVWHPTKELMEGEVEGWGLVLTFHLPRPPLSNIKPILLLAFRNPRTGALGAITFTSHSLQPYKQTVCISEGTQFLILTGKQPEGKSQLKWRFNVDTKTPETGQKLSELRGILIGDGTRSDVSVIPLVLFSTNRGTDERVTEKLSPSPAPSGTYTFLCELQKFLSDVVPPQTQSQPWAASVPLYSLDSLPPLSLGVSSSETLLARLLNSSAPTLFSFPTQGSVLQGHRGELSLQPALLEVLRQRLEEVLVQMRVEEVGKAGMDRLRRLQELSVLPKEGEEAPAGVGSPSETQYRALLLLKALQTVVGAWDVERGQRATRAGQKGPGNLHLCRLHSLTVSLEKYLLSPPEATIYNCQGVCSFPLTNGNNHAILLNSQIQSGLALERSPCCVPVDYEDLKVVELDEHGTNICYKPNMVAKECGCR